In Aminiphilus circumscriptus DSM 16581, the sequence TGAAGATGCCTGAAGAGCGTTCCGTTCAGCAGCAGCGTGCAAAACGTCTCGCCCACCGCCTGGGGAGAGGGGAGAAGAAACGCATTCCACCAGCCGAAGACGGAGCCTGCCTGCCACAGAAGAAGCAGAAGAAGAGAGGGCAGAAAAAACGAGAGGCGACGCACAAGAGGACCTCCTGAGTTAGCGTGCTCTAACTTAAACGAAGGCCAGCGTACGCTCTCCCCGGTTTTCTGTCAAGGCCCTTTTTTCACAAGTGTGATCGGACAGGGAAATGTCATCCTGATCTTACCCTGACATGCTCCCCTAAAATAGGACCACTGGAAGAGTTAGAGAGTCCCACAACCAGGAGGTGCCAAAGGGAGCATGAAACAACGGTTCAGCGATGAGCAGATAGTCGCAATCCTGCGTGAAGGTGAGGGTGGATCCGATTCCATTCGCGACGTATGCAGAAAGCATGCCATTACGGAAACGACCTTTTACCGATGGCGGCGCCGCTTTGGAGCCATGTCGAAGCCTGAGGTTCGCCGCCTGCGCGAGCTTGAACGGGAAAATGAGCGCCTCAAGCGCATGATGGCCGAACGGGATATCGAGCTGGACATCATCAAGGAATTTCTAGCAAAAAACTCCTGACGGCACAGCAACGAAGGAGAGCCGTGACGTTCTGCATGTCGCGAGGGCTTTCGGAACGTCGTAGCTGTGCCATCGCCCGGATCAGTCGTTCCAGCTACCGTTACATACCCGATCCCGATCGGGACGAGCAACTGACGAGCGAAATCAAGCAGATCGCAAAAGAGTACCGGCGTTACGGATACCGCCGCGTGTGGGCTTTGCTCCGACGCAGGAAGCGGTATGTCAACCACAAACGCGTGTATCGACTGTGGAAAAGCGCCGGGTTGTGCCTGCCGTCGTGCAAACGGCGCAAACCAGCCCCGAAAAGGGGGTACATCCCCATGGCGGCGCTCCATCCGAATCATGTCTGGACCTATGATTTCATGGAAGACAGGACTGCGAACGGCCGAAAGATCCGGATACTCAACGTCGTCGACGAGTTCACGCGCGTCTGCCTCGCATGTGAAGTCGCCCGCCGGTTCGACGCAAGGGCAGTGATTGCCGTTCTCGAAGAACTTTTTGCTCGAAACGGGATGCCGGAATATCTGCGTTCCGATAACGGCCCCGAGTTCATTGCCAAGGATTTGAAAAGCCGGCTTGCTTCCCGAAACGTCCGGCCGTACTACATCGCCCCGGGCTCCCCATGGCAAAACGCATATGTAGAGAGCTTCAACGGCAAGCTTCGGGAAGAATGTCTGAATCTTGAAATCTTCGCATCACTGCTGGAAGCACAGGTGATCATCGAAAGCTGGCGCGTTTACTACAACGAGGCGCGACCTCACCAAAGCCTCGAGTACAAAACACCCTGTGAATTCCTCGAAATCTATCGGCAAGGAGTTGATGGCATGAACGACAAAGTGCGAAAAGATCTCTCGGAAGGGGAGCCCCTTGTCACCGGAGTGCTCGCCCAGAGAGTACCGTCGTGACGTAGGGCTGATTTTCCGGGAGCTGTCGATACTAACTTTCCTCGTGGTACTCAATTTGGGGGCTGGTCACGAAGCGCGAGGGAATGCATCGTTGACACTCGAACCTGCGCCGCAGCATTTGCATAGGGGAGAGTGCTGCAGAAAACCCGGATACGTTCAGTCAGCTCGGCACACGTAGCCCGAGTGAATGATATAACATAGACATTGCTGGGAGTCGCTCCATTGGTCAGAAGATCAGCTACCCGCTTTTCAATCGTATGAGATTTGCCTGTGCCCGGGCCGGCAACAAGCCGCACCTGTGGCGCACCATCTCTGGCAGCGGCCCACTGGCGTTGCTCAGCTTGTGCTTTTTGTGCAGCGGTTATCGGCATCCTATCACCTTCACGCGCCTACTATTGAGACTGCATTGTCGGAAAAATCTTCTTTCGTATTTCACTTCATTGCTCCTTCTGACAAGACTTCAATCTCGTGCCTTTCTTTGCCAATTCTCAAAATTCGGGGAACGGCATGATTGGAGGAGTCTGTCAGACGGTCTGCGTCCATACTCTGGCGATTGGCATGTATCTGGCCCATAAACTGAGAAAACAAACCCGGCTTTGGTAGCCCCTGTGAGGGATAGGGATAGACCAAGACATGCATCGGCTTCACGACTTCTGTGAAAAGGCGACAAGCGTCTTGAGTAGCGATTCTTTTTTCTAACCTGTGCCAATACTCATGGTGCCACTCACAGCATTCCGGATGGCACCATGGACCGCAGGGACAGCAGCGGGGAAATGGGTGTCCAAAATGTCGAAGGGCCTTCCGACTGATGCCGGGACCCGAGCTACCATGGTGGGGGTATTTGAAGATATCGGCTGATAGATCGGGGAACCGCCTGGCAATCAAGTAAGTCCAGTCAGTCAGATCGCCGGGGAAGAGCATGGTTGCCGGGTTGATTCCGCCAAGCACGTGAATCTTGGTAACGATGCTCAGGTTATTGTAGAGGGTGCCCAGCATTGAAATAGGCAGGTATTCGTGGTTGTTTGAAACTTCCTCTTCTTCGGGGGAGAGATTATCTGACTCCTCGGGTGTATCGGGTGTAGCCAATGGTACGGGGATGGCTTCAGAGCCTAGGGAATTAAATCCATCCAGGCGCTCGCCTAACAAGGATTGCTCCTTTGATACAGTAATTTTGTGAGCAAGACATGGCCGTTGGTTCTCAATATTTTCTCTATTTTCTCTTGCCCATTCTGGAGGCATCCAGTCTGCAGGCCATTTCTTCGCCAGAAGCTCCCTAATCCGTGTTGGTGAATGGAGCTCGTTGTAGAATCCATCCCATGGGTAAAGTACTTCAATGTAAAGACTGCCAAGAGTGAACCTATGCCCTGCTGACACCTGAAGTGTGAGTACATTCTTCTCGCCAAGCGTCTTCAAAATCTTATCCATACCATCGAGCGTTCGAAACAAGCACTCGTAGATAATCTTTCGGGTAGGGTCCTTCGGGCGCGGTATCTTTCCGGTCGTGACAAACTCCCGAAGAAAAGCCAGATCGAAGCACCACACCTGCCCCAAAGAGATCAGAGGGTTGCTGAGTATGGCAAGCAAACCCTGCAAGTGATCCAAGTCAGGGTGAGAGAGGATTATGAGATCGAGGTGGTATACCCCGATGCTCTGCAGATAGGAGACAACTTCGTCCTTCGCCAGTCCGGCATCAATCAGAACCGTATATGGACGACCCTGGGAGCGGTCAATGATGAGCGTCGCATCTCCGGCCTGCACTGGAAGCATATGGAGTTCCACTGTCATAGAGTAATCTCCTTTCTGACCAGCCCCCAAATTGAGTACCACGAGGAAAGTTAGTATCGACAGCTCCCGGAAAATCAGCCCTACGTCACGACGGTACTCTCTGGGCGAGCACTTCGGTGACAAGGGGCTCCCCTTCCGAGAGATCTTTTCGCACTTTGTCGTTCATGCCATCAACTCCTTGCCGATAGATTTCGAGGAATTCACAGGGTGTTTTGTACTCGAGGCTTTGGTGAGGTCGCGCCTCGTTGTAGTAAACGCGCCAGCTTTCGATGATCACCTGTGCTTCCAGCAGTGATGCGAAGATTTCAAGATTCAGACATTCTTCCCGAAGCTTGCCGTTGAAGCTCTCTACATATGCGTTTTGCCATGGGGAGCCCGGGGCGATGTAGTACGGCCGGACGTTTCGGGAAGCAAGCCGGCTTTTCAAATCCTTGGCAATGAACTCGGGGCCGTTATCGGAACGCAGATATTCCGGCATCCCGTTTCGAGCAAAAAGTTCTTCGAGAACGGCAATCACTGCCCTTGCGTCGAACCGGCGGGCGACTTCACATGCGAG encodes:
- a CDS encoding ComEC/Rec2 family competence protein gives rise to the protein MTVELHMLPVQAGDATLIIDRSQGRPYTVLIDAGLAKDEVVSYLQSIGVYHLDLIILSHPDLDHLQGLLAILSNPLISLGQVWCFDLAFLREFVTTGKIPRPKDPTRKIIYECLFRTLDGMDKILKTLGEKNVLTLQVSAGHRFTLGSLYIEVLYPWDGFYNELHSPTRIRELLAKKWPADWMPPEWARENRENIENQRPCLAHKITVSKEQSLLGERLDGFNSLGSEAIPVPLATPDTPEESDNLSPEEEEVSNNHEYLPISMLGTLYNNLSIVTKIHVLGGINPATMLFPGDLTDWTYLIARRFPDLSADIFKYPHHGSSGPGISRKALRHFGHPFPRCCPCGPWCHPECCEWHHEYWHRLEKRIATQDACRLFTEVVKPMHVLVYPYPSQGLPKPGLFSQFMGQIHANRQSMDADRLTDSSNHAVPRILRIGKERHEIEVLSEGAMK
- a CDS encoding transposase encodes the protein MKQRFSDEQIVAILREGEGGSDSIRDVCRKHAITETTFYRWRRRFGAMSKPEVRRLRELERENERLKRMMAERDIELDIIKEFLAKNS
- a CDS encoding IS3 family transposase — translated: MTFCMSRGLSERRSCAIARISRSSYRYIPDPDRDEQLTSEIKQIAKEYRRYGYRRVWALLRRRKRYVNHKRVYRLWKSAGLCLPSCKRRKPAPKRGYIPMAALHPNHVWTYDFMEDRTANGRKIRILNVVDEFTRVCLACEVARRFDARAVIAVLEELFARNGMPEYLRSDNGPEFIAKDLKSRLASRNVRPYYIAPGSPWQNAYVESFNGKLREECLNLEIFASLLEAQVIIESWRVYYNEARPHQSLEYKTPCEFLEIYRQGVDGMNDKVRKDLSEGEPLVTGVLAQRVPS
- a CDS encoding UvrD-helicase domain-containing protein — its product is MPITAAQKAQAEQRQWAAARDGAPQVRLVAGPGTGKSHTIEKRVADLLTNGATPSNVYVISFTRATCAELTERIRVFCSTLPYANAAAQVRVSTMHSLALRDQPPN